Within the Zea mays cultivar B73 chromosome 10, Zm-B73-REFERENCE-NAM-5.0, whole genome shotgun sequence genome, the region ACACTGGTTCTCTGCTTTGGAATGATGCTTCATGTATTTTGATGACGGCAATCTTTTTGAGGATTGAATGAATCCTTCTAAATTCAAGTATTTGGCTGTCATATATATATGCGATTACTGAACTATCCAGTGTATCATCGTCATCAGCATCATCAGATCTTGTTTCAATTGCGCTAAACTGAACTTGCAGGATGCCGGGTCGGATACCATGTCTGAGGAGGTGGAAGGGTATGCAAAACATCACACGTATCGTGACCATGCAACAGCGTGCCAAGCTGCGAGGCGGAATGGTGAGCGCAGTCGCCTGTCACTTGACGGGTACAGCTGGAGGAAATACGGGCAAAAGAAAGTGAAAGGCAGCGAGTTCCCGCGGAGCTACTACAAGTGCACTCACCCTAGCTGCCCTGTGAAGAGGAAGGTGGAGACGACGCCAGATGGCCAGGTTGCTGAGATCGTGTATAGTGGTGAGCACAACCACCTGAAGCCGGGCAAGCCTTGTCCCCCGAGGAAGCCATTGCTGTCGACAAGCACAGATGCTGTGATGTGTGACACGCATGGTATTGACGACATGACGCCGCCGGAGTAGAGACGAAGACAACCAGGAGTTCAGATTCTTCGTTCCAGTACTTAAATCTAGCTAAGCTGCTGGTTTCACAATTCCATTAAAGATTGCTGCCTTTACTTTTCTTTATTTTGTTTACAACTCCAAGTCACTCTTACAGTTGTCATACCAGCTGTTTGATTCATCATTCATACACATCAATGGCAATTGCATGCTCTCTGATCCCCTAGCCTAGCCTCGTCTCAGAACCTGACAACTTGCTTTGGCCGGCTTCCATGTTTGCCCAGATGTACTTCAATCAAATATGTTTCCAAAGGCACTTAATTTTTCTCTTTACACATACGGCGATTTCTAGATGAGAGCTTGTCAACAAGATCTAACAACAACCCGACAACAGAATGACATTAACATCACATACTCGTATTTGAGTTTGCCTTCATGCACAAAAGGTCCAAGAGCTAGTCTGTCATTCCTCTACAGTCTCCTGTTTTATGCTGAGTTCACCCACTGATCTGGAGCCAAAACCCTCGCAGCGAAAGATCCTTTGAAAACATATATTGCATTGTGTTAAGTAATTTTCAAACATTTGGGGCAATATCATATAAACAATAGGAATACACCATCTATCAAATAGCCTGTTTTGTCTTAACATGCTGATAATTCCACACTAGTTTCTCAGCATTGCTCACATAAAATGTGCAGTTTACTGTATTAAGCATTTAAAATGTTTGAAGCCGCGTAACAATATAAGTAGAGCAAAACTGTTTCACAAGCAGGGTCTTGTGTACAGACCTTAAAAATGAAATATGAGGTA harbors:
- the LOC103641154 gene encoding probable WRKY transcription factor 3 isoform X1; the encoded protein is MQPHEKVAVLKPVASRPFSSFWPFPKFLHDFNATCSPTITFPQETELIRPKATRLASLPGDLPTQIAATTDAGSDTMSEEVEGYAKHHTYRDHATACQAARRNGERSRLSLDGYSWRKYGQKKVKGSEFPRSYYKCTHPSCPVKRKVETTPDGQVAEIVYSGEHNHLKPGKPCPPRKPLLSTSTDAVMCDTHGIDDMTPPE
- the LOC103641154 gene encoding probable WRKY transcription factor 3 isoform X2 is translated as MSYCYGYKFMNCPLFSGSGKMQPHEKVAVLKPVASRPFSSFWPFPKFLHDFNATCSPTITFPQETELIRPKATRLASLPGDLPTQIAATTDAGSDTMSEEVEGYAKHHTYRDHATACQAARRNGERSRLSLDGYSWRKYGQKKVKGSEFPRSYYKCTHPSCPVKRKVETTPDGQVAEIVYSGEHNHLKPGKPCPPRKPLLSTSTDAVMCDTHGIDDMTPPE